A region from the bacterium genome encodes:
- a CDS encoding prepilin-type N-terminal cleavage/methylation domain-containing protein: MMRSAFNRRGFTLLELLIASTITVIIVAIILASFQVASKAWATGERRGNSTQRTRVAISQMVEDLKSSYPFKVRMFEQGSKIRSTQVLLFSGQHDSISFVTKEAGLTGEESSFGLRAVTYLVNESGSEDEKGLVMREGNPFSEKPFEEGVLYRLDPDVTSMSFRYFYDPNIRLRFEQVLRNDSTLEPGEWLDTWDSFSETSSDMAYSVEQSKEIERYLPKSVEITMTVDRDGEEETLGPFVVPIFNRQVSLASGLAEVEEQ; the protein is encoded by the coding sequence ATGATGCGCTCAGCGTTTAATCGCCGCGGTTTCACGCTTCTTGAGCTTCTTATCGCAAGCACGATCACCGTAATCATCGTGGCAATAATCCTTGCATCGTTTCAGGTTGCCTCGAAGGCATGGGCGACCGGCGAGCGGCGAGGGAACAGCACACAGCGGACGAGGGTGGCGATTTCGCAGATGGTTGAGGACTTAAAGTCGTCTTATCCCTTCAAGGTGAGGATGTTTGAGCAGGGCAGCAAGATACGTTCGACTCAAGTTCTTCTCTTTTCGGGGCAACATGACAGCATTAGTTTTGTGACGAAGGAGGCCGGACTTACGGGCGAGGAGAGCTCGTTCGGGCTTCGCGCCGTAACTTACTTAGTGAACGAGTCTGGCTCAGAGGATGAGAAGGGTCTGGTGATGCGGGAGGGCAATCCGTTCTCGGAGAAGCCGTTTGAGGAGGGTGTGCTGTATCGGCTCGATCCCGATGTAACCTCGATGTCGTTCAGATATTTTTATGATCCCAATATCCGCCTCCGTTTTGAACAGGTTCTGCGGAACGATTCTACACTTGAGCCGGGCGAGTGGTTGGACACGTGGGATTCATTTAGCGAGACGTCGTCGGACATGGCCTATTCTGTTGAGCAGTCGAAGGAGATCGAGCGTTATCTGCCGAAGTCGGTCGAGATTACGATGACGGTTGATCGCGATGGGGAGGAGGAGACTCTCGGTCCGTTTGTGGTGCCGATCTTCAATCGGCAGGTCTCGTTGGCCAGCGGGCTTGCGGAGGTGGAGGAGCAGTGA